CGTCACGGTCTGTTCGTAATCCTGCTCAACTTGGCTTGATATGACGGCTTCTCCTCCTGAAATCAATCGCTTTCGCTTTGATAAAAAGCTTTGGGATAGCTTTATCCAGATTGCTCAGCCCTATTTCTATCCACTGGAGAAAAACAGTCTCTGGGCCTTCTTTGGGCTACTTGTTGCCCTGCTAATGGTGGTGGTCAGCCTGACCTTCTTTGCCCTGGTCGGGGTCACCAAGCTCGGGGAAGTCGTTTTACCAGCGCAGTTTGTCGAACTGGTGGCCAAGGGACTCGTCCAGCAGGTGAATACCTGGTTACAGTCCCCCTTTCTCGGCATCTGCGCGCTGATCTTCCTCGTTGGCGCGGGTGTCTTTGCAGCTTTTTGGCGCAAGATTCGCCACCGCTGGCTGCCCTGGTTGATGCTGGGCGGACTGATCTTCCTGCTGTTTGCCATTAATGGCATCAACGTTGGGATCACCTACATTGCGCGAGTGCTAGACAACAGCCTCGTCGCTAAAGAGCAGGCCAGCTTTTGGCAGTTCCTCGGCATCTATGTTCTGACGCTGGTGATTGCTCTGCCAGTACGGGGCTCACTCAGTTACTTGCCGCTCAAACTGGGGCTGCTCTGGCGGGAATGGCTAACCGATGATTTCCTGCGCCGCTACTTTGGCAATCGGGTCTACTACCGGCTGGACTCCAACTCGGCTGATACGGCGGTTGACAACCCAGACCAACGGATCACGGAAGACGTCAAAGCCTTTACCGATACCACCCTCTCATTTCTGATTCAGGTCTTCGATGCGGTTCTGACCCTGATTAGCTTTACGGCGATTCTTTGGACGATTTCCAAACAGCTGACGCTAGGACTGTTGGCCTACGCCGTGATTGGGACGGCCATCTCGGTGCTGGCTGGTACCAAGCTGATTCGGATCAACTTTGACCAACTGCGGCTAGAAGCGAACTTCCGCTACGGCATGGTTCACGTGCGGGACAACGCCGAAACGATCGCCTTTTACCAAGGGGAAACTCAAGAGCGTCGCCAAGTCCGCGATCGCTTTGGTCAAGCGCTGCAAAACTTCGATCGCCTGATTATTTGGAACACGATCCTTTCGGTCTATCAGCGCTTCTACGACTACTTCTCGCGGATTCCGCCCTACCTGATTGTCGTACCGCTCTATTTCAGTGGTCAGCAAGATT
The sequence above is a segment of the Synechococcus elongatus PCC 11801 genome. Coding sequences within it:
- a CDS encoding ABC transporter ATP-binding protein/permease; translated protein: MTASPPEINRFRFDKKLWDSFIQIAQPYFYPLEKNSLWAFFGLLVALLMVVVSLTFFALVGVTKLGEVVLPAQFVELVAKGLVQQVNTWLQSPFLGICALIFLVGAGVFAAFWRKIRHRWLPWLMLGGLIFLLFAINGINVGITYIARVLDNSLVAKEQASFWQFLGIYVLTLVIALPVRGSLSYLPLKLGLLWREWLTDDFLRRYFGNRVYYRLDSNSADTAVDNPDQRITEDVKAFTDTTLSFLIQVFDAVLTLISFTAILWTISKQLTLGLLAYAVIGTAISVLAGTKLIRINFDQLRLEANFRYGMVHVRDNAETIAFYQGETQERRQVRDRFGQALQNFDRLIIWNTILSVYQRFYDYFSRIPPYLIVVPLYFSGQQDFGVISQSILAFSQILGALSIITYQIQEISRFAAGINRLGSFEQVMRTVERTETDRDRPRISTEYGPLLRLVDVTLETPDYRKVLVKDLNVSLADQEALLIVGPSGFGKTSLLRAIAGLWNSGQGRIERPATQDILFLPQRPYMLLGDLRSQLVYPHAPGRFSDAELLDALERVNLSYILDDRPEGFDALEDWSSVFSLGEQQRLAFARIVLSRPKFAILDEGTSALDVANEHRVYSLLRDLGISYVSVGHRPTLCDFHETVLEILPESQWRVLSSDEYRAQQ